One segment of Candidatus Aegiribacteria sp. DNA contains the following:
- a CDS encoding septum formation initiator family protein, translated as MKKTGRNRRLFYVILVFVFVLVVVILVFNRHGFISLTKLRNDIENISLSIDSLQQQVDMMNTEIEQLLSDSAYMEKMVREILGWGREGEHIVRFIRPDSSGVTF; from the coding sequence ATGTAATACTGGTCTTTGTTTTTGTCCTTGTCGTAGTGATCCTGGTTTTCAACAGACATGGTTTCATCTCTCTGACGAAGCTCCGGAATGATATTGAGAATATCTCTCTTTCAATTGACAGCCTGCAGCAGCAGGTGGATATGATGAATACGGAAATCGAGCAGCTTTTATCTGACTCCGCTTATATGGAAAAGATGGTCAGAGAAATACTCGGCTGGGGACGAGAAGGGGAGCATATTGTAAGGTTTATCAGACCGGACTCGTCCGGAGTAACCTTCTGA